CGGAAACGACGTGGCGGCGCATGATGGCACTCCGGGTTCGTGGCGTGAAAATCCCTTGAGTCGCTACGCGCAAGAACCGTGCCGAGTGTTACAGGGGACGAGGCGTCACGATAGTTAACTGCAAGCGAACGAATGACTTGGCCCGCTGGGATTCGTCGGGTATCGTCTGATATCCAATCGACTGGCGACCCCCTAATCGCGGGCATTCGTGGTGGAAAACCTTGCGCGACTCGATCGAATCAAGCGGCTGGCGATCGTCGCGGTTGTATCCGACGATGAGTTGCTGGATCGTTTGGTGTTGAAAGGAGGCAACTTACTCGACGTCGTGATGCGGCTCTCGACGCGCGCGTCCGTGGACTTGGACTTCTCCATGGAGGGGGCATTCGAAGACGTGGAATGGTTCCGGCGGACGCTGACTCGCGTACTGGAGGAGACGTTCCTGCGGGAGGGCTTGGTGGTCTTCGACGTCAACCTGCGGGAGGCCCCGCCGAAGATGACGGACGATGTGAAGGACTTTTGGGGCGGTTACCAAATCGATTTCAAGCTGATCGACCGTGGGCTGTACGTTCGGCACGCGGGCGACATTGCGAACGTTCGCAAGCACGCACTCGCAGTTGGAGAGGATGGATCGACGCGCTTTCAGATCGACGTCAGCAAACACGAATATTGCGCCGGAAAGCGTCCCGCGCAGGTGGACAACTATACCGTATACGTGTACGCGCCAGAGATGGTCGTATGTGAGAAGCTCCGCGCAATTTGTCAACAAATGCCGGAGTATTTGAAAGTCATTCACCGCTCGCGAGCGAATGCTCGCGCCCGCGATCTCTTGGACATTCACACGGTGATCGAACGGCTAGGCGTCGACGTGACGGAGCCTGGGTTCGCTGGAGTTCTGCGCCAGACGTTCGCCGCGAAACGAGTTCCGTTGAGGTTGTTGGATCAAGTCGAACTCTTCCGCGAGCATCATCGACCGGATTTCGCAGCGGTACAGGCGACCGTCAAGGCCGGAGTCGTATTGCAGGACTACGACTTCTACTTCGACTACTTGGTCGATCTTTGCCGACGGCTAAAGGCCTTGGGGCACATATAGTTTCCACGACGGCAGGTACCGCGGTCCTTTCATCTGGTAGTCCAAATAAAAGTCGTACTCGCGGCTGAACTGTCGCATCAGTTGCAGTTGCGAGTCCTTGTAGCCGGCGCGCTCCAGGTAGAACCCGACGGACTGATGGTACGGGTAGGTGAAGTTCAGGGTGCGCAGCGTAGCCGCGAGCTTATTGACCGAGATTTTGTCTTTAGCGATCTCGTAAGCTTTGGCGACCTCGAACACCCCTCCGGAATAGACGGGACGGACCGTGGCGTCGATCAACGTGCGCTCGATGTCGGTGACGCGCAACGGATACCCTCCGTGTGGCAACTCCATGACGCCCAACCGATCCGTGTTCTGGCCGTTGAGCAGGCAAACGCGGTGCTCGCGAATCTCGGCAATTTGCTGCGAGACGCGGCAGCGGCCTTTGAAGGCGCGATCAATGCCGCCCTGCGTCAATTGCCCTCCTCCCGCGCGCAGTTTCTGCTCGGAGTTCAAGTAGATTGTCTTGGGCACTTGTTCCGTCAGGCCGTGCAAGTGCATCGCGCTGTAATGCGTGAAATAGCCCTCCGGCTTGAGCGACTGAACAAGCGGATACAGCGGCACGTCGCCCCAGGTATACCGCAGCATGCTGCGGCCGGGAAAACCAAATCGGACCTCCCGTAGCCGCCCGGCCTCAATCAACAAGGAGACGAACTCGCCGACCGTTACGTCTTGCAAACGCCAGAAGGCGCGGTTCTCATCAAGAACCTTTGCCAGGGCTGACCGGTCGTAAATTCGCTCCGTGCGCGAGTCGAACGCCACAGCGACGTCGTCGCGGGCGATGACGAATCGAGTTCGGGCGTTGGTGACGGTTTCAATCATAGTAACCTGCTCTGCTCCCGCCAGTGACGCACGGGTATATATACCCGTGCGTCACTGGCGGGATTACGACTCTCTTAGTGTCGTGCCGTATATATACGGCACGACACTTCTAGGTACTTAAGTCGTAAGTCATTACCTAAAAGCATGTTATTGCCAAATCGACCGCGCCTGATGTGCTTGCCATTGCCATATATATAATAGAACGCTTGCAGCGAAGAACAAGCCCTGAAGCGAGGCACGGTACAGGGGGGACGACCCGTGCTAACCGTCGCCAGCGGAATCGGGGAGTTGCGTTGTCGCGGGCAGTTCCTCCTTGATCGCCACGCCGCTCGCCTCGGCCACCATCATCTGGGCAGCCAGGCCGGCGATGCGGCGGGCGGCGTCGGCTGCGGAAACGCCGCGGGCGTGGATGTTTGAAATCAAGTTGCGATCGGCGTCCGTCTGGCCCGCGTGGGGACGCCAGGCCATGTAGGCGGACAGGCTCTCGGCCGTGGCCAGCCCCGGCCGCTCGCCGATCAACAGCACCAACAC
The Planctomycetia bacterium DNA segment above includes these coding regions:
- a CDS encoding nucleotidyl transferase AbiEii/AbiGii toxin family protein yields the protein MVENLARLDRIKRLAIVAVVSDDELLDRLVLKGGNLLDVVMRLSTRASVDLDFSMEGAFEDVEWFRRTLTRVLEETFLREGLVVFDVNLREAPPKMTDDVKDFWGGYQIDFKLIDRGLYVRHAGDIANVRKHALAVGEDGSTRFQIDVSKHEYCAGKRPAQVDNYTVYVYAPEMVVCEKLRAICQQMPEYLKVIHRSRANARARDLLDIHTVIERLGVDVTEPGFAGVLRQTFAAKRVPLRLLDQVELFREHHRPDFAAVQATVKAGVVLQDYDFYFDYLVDLCRRLKALGHI